A window from Chrysemys picta bellii isolate R12L10 chromosome 20, ASM1138683v2, whole genome shotgun sequence encodes these proteins:
- the LOC135976753 gene encoding claw keratin-like, with product MSCSSLCYPECGVARPSPVSGSCNEPCVRQCPDSEVIIRPSPVVVTIPGPILSNFPQQSEVGAVGAPVVGAGYGGSFGLGGLNGYGGHYGGLYGYGGLGGYGGRYGYGGLSGYGGGYGGLCGYGGRYGYGGLSGYGGRYGGLCGYGGGYGGGYGYGGACGSGVSCHRYLSGSCTPC from the coding sequence ATGTCTTgctccagcctgtgctatccagaatgcggggtggcccgACCCAGTCCAGTTTCTGGCAGCTGCAACGAGCCCTGCGTTAGGCAGTGCCCTGACTCTGAAGTCATCATCAGACCATCACCAGTTGTTGTAACCatcccaggaccaattctcagcaaTTTCCCTCAGCAGAGTGAAGTGGGAGCTGTTGGAGCACCTGTGGTCGGAGCAGGCTACGGGGGCTCATTCGGTTTGGGGGGATTGAACGGCTATGGAGGCCATTACGGAGGATTgtatggttatgggggattaggtgGTTACGGGGGCCGTTATGGTTACGGGGGATTGAGTGGTTATGGGGGAGGTTACGGGGGACTGTGTGGTTACGGGGGCCGttatggttatgggggattgAGTGGTTACGGCGGCCGTTATGGTGGACTGTGTGGTTACGGAGGAGGTTACGGGGGAGGTTACGGTTATGGGGGAGCATGCGGTTCCGGGGTATCTTGCCATAGGTACCTGAGTGGAAGCTGTACACCATGTTAA
- the LOC101948812 gene encoding claw keratin-like, with translation MSCSSLCYPECGVARPSPVSGSCNEPCVRQCPDSEVIIRPSPVVVTIPGPILSNFPQQSEVGAVGAPVVGAGYGGSFGLGGLNGYGGHYGGLNGYGGLGGYGGLSGYGGLCGYGGRYGYGGLSGYGGRYGGLCGYGGGYGGGYGYGGACGSGVSCHRYLSGSCTPC, from the coding sequence ATGTCTTgctccagcctgtgctatccagaatgcggggtggcccgACCCAGTCCAGTTTCTGGCAGCTGCAACGAGCCATGCGTTAGGCAGTGCCCTGACTCTGAAGTCATCATCAGACCATCACCGGTTGTTGTAACCatcccaggaccaattctcagcaaTTTCCCTCAGCAGAGTGAAGTGGGAGCCGTTGGAGCACCTGTGGTCGGAGCCGGCTACGGAGGCTCATTCGGTTTGGGGGGATTGAACGGCTATGGAGGCCATTACGGAGGATTGaatggttatgggggattaggtgGTTACGGGGGATTGAGTGGTTACGGGGGATTGTGTGGTTACGGGGGCCGTTATGGTTACGGGGGATTGAGTGGTTACGGGGGCCGTTATGGTGGACTGTGTGGTTACGGAGGAGGTTACGGGGGAGGTTACGGTTATGGGGGAGCATGCGGTTCCGGGGTATCTTGCCATAGGTACCTGAGTGGAAGCTGTACACCATGTTAA